From the Selenomonas sp. oral taxon 920 genome, the window TTCGTCAAGCATCACACCAAATCTACGCGCAGCACACCGTCGATCTGGCGCAGGGTATCTGCAATAAATGTAGGCTTCAGGTGCTCGCTGTTGTATACCTCGAAGTTCAGGTAGACGCGGCGCTCGCCGCCCGTCTCCGCCTCGTCCTCATCCGTCCGCACCTTGACGCCGCGCGAGCGCAGGTGCAGATCCTCGATGCAGGCGCTGATGCGCATGATCTGCCCCGGTCGATCGACGGTGTGAATCGAGAGCGAGAGCACGTGGTCGTGATCGACCCACGCATCAAGGCGTGAGAGGTTGCCGAGGATGAGGAAGACGATGCCCGTCGTCACGCTCGCGCTGAGGTAGAACCCTGCGCCGACCGCAAGCCCGACACCCGCGACCACCCAGAGCGTCGCCGCCGTCGTGAGTCCCGTGACCGTCAACCCCTCCTTCATGATCGCGCCCGCACCGAGGAAGCCGATGCCGCTCACCACCTGCGC encodes:
- a CDS encoding MgtC/SapB family protein; translated protein: MQEWEICLRLVLSCVMGGIIGYERQMRHKSAGLRTNMLVALGSCLIMLLSQALYDHVEGKTNADPARLAAQVVSGIGFLGAGAIMKEGLTVTGLTTAATLWVVAGVGLAVGAGFYLSASVTTGIVFLILGNLSRLDAWVDHDHVLSLSIHTVDRPGQIMRISACIEDLHLRSRGVKVRTDEDEAETGGERRVYLNFEVYNSEHLKPTFIADTLRQIDGVLRVDLV